One region of Sphingomonas adhaesiva genomic DNA includes:
- a CDS encoding outer membrane protein — translation MKAYLLAAGALLAGTPALAQDMAGGDPAVTTGFSGIYIGGAGGYDVQGNDGGSRILFDRNLDGRFNDSVLTGTGGNAFAPGFCGGGATSANAPGQTSANAPALAAGTGCRKDRDSWGYYGRIGFDQQMGAIVVGVVGEFGKTEINDSVSGFSVTPANYVMYRDISWEAGIRARAGFTPNDSTLFYGTFGPGYARINRSFSSSQSTNTFTGRGDRNQFGIQGGGGIEQRIGNNFSIGLEYLYHQYRDDDYRVRVAGPAGTPFTNAANGGTVNGTDLRRSDDKFRWHSMRATAAFRF, via the coding sequence ATGAAGGCGTATCTCTTGGCGGCGGGCGCGCTGCTCGCGGGCACCCCGGCGCTGGCGCAGGACATGGCCGGCGGCGATCCGGCCGTCACCACCGGGTTCAGCGGAATCTACATCGGCGGCGCGGGCGGCTATGACGTGCAGGGCAACGACGGCGGCTCGCGCATCCTGTTCGACCGCAACCTGGACGGGCGGTTCAACGACAGCGTTCTGACCGGCACCGGGGGCAACGCCTTCGCCCCCGGTTTCTGCGGCGGCGGTGCGACCAGCGCCAATGCGCCGGGGCAGACGAGCGCCAACGCGCCGGCGCTGGCGGCGGGCACCGGATGCCGCAAGGATCGCGATTCGTGGGGCTATTACGGGCGGATCGGCTTCGACCAGCAGATGGGCGCGATCGTGGTCGGCGTGGTCGGCGAGTTCGGCAAGACCGAGATCAACGACAGCGTCTCGGGCTTCTCCGTCACGCCCGCCAATTACGTGATGTACCGCGACATCTCGTGGGAAGCGGGCATCCGCGCGCGCGCCGGGTTCACGCCGAACGACTCGACGCTGTTCTACGGCACGTTCGGGCCGGGCTATGCGCGGATCAACCGCAGCTTCTCGTCCAGCCAGAGCACCAACACCTTCACCGGGCGCGGCGATCGCAACCAGTTCGGTATCCAGGGCGGTGGCGGCATCGAGCAGCGGATCGGGAACAACTTCTCGATCGGGCTGGAATATCTGTACCACCAGTACCGGGACGACGATTACCGCGTCCGCGTCGCGGGGCCGGCGGGGACGCCGTTCACCAACGCGGCGAACGGCGGGACGGTCAACGGCACCGACCTGCGCCGCTCCGACGACAAGTTCCGGTGGCACAGCATGCGCGCCACCGCCGCGTTCCGGTTCTAG
- a CDS encoding GcrA family cell cycle regulator, whose protein sequence is MSWTEERIDTLRTMWEAGQTASQIAEALGGVSRNAVIGKAHRLGLQSRPSPVVSKDEARAKAAPAAAPAAAAAPPLSGAPEPEPAPVVESAPPAPKPATPPPFLTASAPRPAPAAVEDEDEEEYQEDGDDTEATTSDQVAAAPPPPQQPVLRSVGPGGFVRQSPGEQQPPIAPAPPRRLVPAKVAPEFANKTSLLDLNDKICKWPLGHPGEPDFHFCGEKVNPGFPYCVAHCGHAYQAQLPRRDRRAPPLPFGGPRAR, encoded by the coding sequence ATGTCGTGGACGGAAGAGCGCATCGATACGCTCCGGACGATGTGGGAAGCGGGACAGACCGCCAGCCAGATTGCCGAGGCGCTGGGCGGGGTTAGCCGCAACGCCGTGATCGGCAAGGCGCATCGCCTGGGACTCCAGTCGCGCCCGTCCCCCGTCGTCAGCAAGGACGAGGCGCGCGCGAAGGCCGCGCCCGCTGCCGCCCCGGCGGCGGCGGCAGCGCCCCCTCTATCGGGGGCTCCGGAACCCGAGCCCGCACCCGTGGTCGAGTCGGCGCCGCCCGCGCCGAAGCCGGCGACGCCGCCCCCGTTCCTGACCGCCTCCGCGCCGCGCCCCGCGCCCGCCGCGGTCGAGGATGAGGACGAGGAAGAGTACCAGGAAGACGGGGACGATACGGAGGCCACCACGTCCGATCAGGTCGCCGCCGCGCCCCCGCCGCCGCAGCAGCCGGTATTGCGCTCGGTCGGCCCCGGCGGCTTCGTCCGCCAGTCGCCCGGCGAGCAGCAGCCGCCGATCGCGCCGGCCCCGCCGCGCCGCCTGGTGCCCGCGAAGGTGGCGCCTGAGTTCGCGAACAAGACCTCGCTGCTCGATCTCAACGACAAGATCTGCAAATGGCCGCTCGGCCATCCGGGCGAGCCCGACTTCCACTTCTGCGGCGAGAAGGTGAACCCCGGTTTCCCCTATTGCGTCGCGCATTGCGGTCATGCGTATCAGGCGCAGCTGCCGCGCCGCGACCGGCGCGCCCCGCCGCTGCCGTTCGGCGGGCCGCGGGCCCGCTAG
- a CDS encoding ABC transporter permease produces the protein MSSQPPLGQIPSAIRSAPGEPVIRNVNWGGLKTLYVKEVRRFFKVQLQTIWAPAVTTLLFLVIFTIANGARRPVMLGGETVPFADFVAPGLIVMGMLNNAFANASFSLLVGKIQGNIVDYLQPPLSSAEVLAALTGAAVTRAFLVGLAVFLAMSLWPGVNVVPRHPGAVLWFGLLGALFLALAGVLTSIWAEKFDHAAAVTNFVIAPMTLLSGTFYSVDHLAPAFRAFSHVNPFFYVISGFRYGFLGTADSPVLLGSVVILGIDVVLGVLCYVLLKRGWKLKS, from the coding sequence ATGAGCAGCCAGCCCCCCCTTGGTCAGATCCCCTCGGCGATCCGCAGCGCCCCCGGCGAGCCGGTGATCCGCAACGTCAACTGGGGCGGTCTGAAGACCCTCTATGTGAAGGAGGTGCGCCGTTTCTTCAAGGTGCAGCTCCAGACGATCTGGGCGCCCGCGGTCACGACGCTGCTGTTCCTGGTCATCTTCACGATCGCCAACGGCGCGCGCCGCCCGGTGATGCTGGGGGGCGAGACGGTGCCGTTCGCCGATTTCGTCGCGCCCGGGCTGATCGTGATGGGGATGCTCAACAACGCCTTCGCCAACGCCAGCTTCTCGCTGCTGGTGGGCAAGATCCAGGGCAATATCGTCGACTATCTGCAACCCCCGCTGTCGTCGGCGGAGGTGCTGGCGGCGCTGACCGGGGCGGCGGTGACGCGCGCGTTCCTGGTCGGTCTCGCGGTGTTCCTCGCGATGTCGCTGTGGCCCGGCGTCAACGTGGTGCCGCGGCATCCGGGTGCGGTGCTGTGGTTCGGGCTGCTGGGCGCGCTGTTCCTGGCGCTGGCGGGCGTGCTGACGTCGATCTGGGCGGAGAAGTTCGATCATGCCGCGGCGGTGACCAATTTCGTCATCGCGCCGATGACGCTGCTGTCGGGCACCTTCTATTCGGTCGATCACCTGGCGCCGGCGTTCCGCGCGTTCAGCCATGTGAACCCGTTCTTCTATGTCATCTCCGGCTTTCGCTACGGGTTCCTGGGGACGGCCGACTCGCCGGTGCTGCTGGGCAGCGTCGTGATCCTGGGGATCGACGTGGTGCTGGGCGTGCTGTGCTACGTGCTGCTGAAGCGCGGGTGGAAGCTGAAGAGCTGA
- a CDS encoding aromatic amino acid transaminase has translation MTDSLFANLREQAPDGLMALMMAFRADPRAGKVDLGVGVYRDDRGNTPVMAAVKAAERILLERQETKVYLGLDGDLAFVDRLAPIVFGDAAHPFRVGMQTPGGTGALRLSAELVAAMSDTPVVWVGEPTWANHVPLFRAAGVEVRTHRFYDAMAGRFDLDAMLADLEAAQPGQALLLHGCCHNPAGVDFTLPQWERIAELVARRRLLPIVDLAYQGLGRGLDEDAAGLRLLADRVEAVVVAYSCDKNFGLYRERTGALWAQVNDAASLAKVRSGIRNPARTCWSMPPDHGAAVVRVILESTELTAIWREELEVMRRRVLGLRERLAASHPALAPLAAQTGMFALLPIAHDGVLALRRDHAIYIADDGRANLAGLHPDMIDPLVAALTPYLG, from the coding sequence GTGACCGACAGTCTTTTCGCCAACCTGCGCGAGCAGGCGCCCGACGGCCTGATGGCGCTGATGATGGCGTTCCGCGCCGATCCGCGCGCCGGAAAGGTCGACCTGGGCGTCGGTGTCTACCGCGACGATCGGGGCAACACCCCGGTCATGGCGGCGGTCAAGGCGGCCGAGCGCATCCTGCTCGAACGGCAGGAGACGAAGGTCTATCTCGGCCTCGACGGCGACCTCGCCTTCGTCGATCGCCTCGCCCCGATCGTATTCGGCGACGCCGCGCATCCCTTCCGCGTCGGGATGCAGACGCCCGGCGGCACCGGCGCGCTGCGGCTGTCGGCGGAGCTGGTCGCCGCCATGTCCGACACCCCCGTCGTCTGGGTGGGGGAGCCGACCTGGGCCAACCACGTGCCCCTGTTCCGCGCCGCCGGCGTGGAGGTGCGCACCCACCGCTTCTACGATGCGATGGCGGGGCGGTTCGACCTCGACGCGATGCTCGCCGATCTGGAGGCCGCGCAGCCGGGTCAGGCGCTGCTGCTCCACGGCTGCTGCCACAATCCCGCGGGCGTCGACTTCACGCTGCCGCAGTGGGAGCGGATCGCGGAGCTGGTCGCGCGCCGCCGCCTGCTGCCGATCGTCGACCTCGCCTATCAGGGGCTGGGCCGCGGCCTGGACGAGGATGCCGCGGGGCTTCGCCTGCTCGCCGACCGGGTCGAGGCGGTGGTGGTCGCCTATAGCTGCGACAAGAATTTCGGGCTCTACCGCGAGCGGACCGGCGCGCTCTGGGCGCAGGTGAACGACGCCGCGTCGCTGGCGAAGGTGCGCAGCGGCATCCGCAACCCCGCGCGCACCTGCTGGTCGATGCCGCCGGACCACGGCGCGGCGGTGGTGCGCGTCATCCTGGAATCGACGGAACTGACCGCGATCTGGCGCGAGGAGCTGGAGGTGATGCGGCGGCGCGTGCTGGGCTTGCGCGAGCGGCTGGCCGCGTCCCACCCCGCGCTCGCCCCGCTCGCGGCGCAGACCGGCATGTTCGCGCTGCTGCCCATCGCGCACGACGGGGTGCTGGCGCTGCGCCGCGACCATGCGATCTACATCGCCGACGACGGCCGCGCGAACCTGGCGGGGCTGCATCCCGACATGATCGACCCGCTGGTGGCGGCACTGACGCCGTATCTCGGCTAA
- a CDS encoding aminotransferase class V-fold PLP-dependent enzyme produces MRLTRRQYLAASAAAAALPAAARAATPGTLARPGDFAATDIAYLDNGSQHPMPLVGKAAVDAYLAKRTLDPAAQSYSLDDEGPRAAFATLINADADEIAWVQSTTAGEQMVLRALDLPASGGHIVTDTLHFFGSIPLYEEMARQGCEVTWLRPVDGRIRIEDMRRAVRKGTKLVALSLVSTVNGFEHDLKAVCDIAHAAGALVYADIIHAAGAVPVDVKASGVDFAACATYKWLMGDFGLGFLYVRRDVLPRLKRTNYGYYGIGDFATHVYPLDPPGATIADYAFSKDASGAFALGTHAHAVIAQLGATLPYIAELGVPAIQRHAQELTDRLKRELPKRGYTLMTPPEARTPIVTCVLEKARDRLAAPMAAAKVRLTVSANRFRLTPSVQNGHADIDRFLAALPRA; encoded by the coding sequence ATGCGCCTCACGCGACGTCAGTATCTCGCCGCCAGTGCCGCCGCCGCGGCGCTGCCGGCTGCCGCACGGGCGGCGACGCCGGGCACGCTGGCGCGCCCGGGGGATTTCGCCGCGACCGATATCGCCTATCTGGACAACGGGTCGCAGCACCCGATGCCGCTGGTCGGCAAGGCCGCGGTCGACGCGTATCTCGCCAAACGCACGCTCGATCCCGCGGCGCAGTCCTATTCGCTCGACGACGAGGGGCCGCGCGCCGCGTTCGCGACGCTCATCAACGCCGATGCGGACGAGATCGCCTGGGTCCAGAGCACGACCGCGGGCGAGCAGATGGTGCTGCGCGCGCTCGATCTGCCCGCGTCGGGGGGGCATATCGTCACCGATACGCTGCATTTCTTCGGCTCGATCCCGCTGTACGAGGAGATGGCGCGGCAGGGGTGCGAGGTGACGTGGCTGCGCCCGGTCGACGGGCGCATCCGCATCGAGGACATGCGCCGCGCAGTGAGGAAGGGCACGAAGCTGGTCGCGCTGTCGCTCGTCTCCACCGTCAACGGATTCGAGCACGACCTGAAGGCGGTGTGCGACATCGCGCATGCCGCAGGCGCGCTGGTCTATGCCGATATCATCCATGCCGCGGGCGCGGTGCCGGTCGACGTGAAGGCGAGCGGCGTCGATTTCGCGGCCTGCGCGACGTACAAATGGCTGATGGGGGACTTCGGACTGGGGTTCCTGTACGTCCGGCGCGACGTGCTGCCGCGGTTGAAGCGGACCAATTACGGCTATTACGGGATCGGCGACTTCGCGACGCACGTCTATCCGCTCGATCCGCCGGGGGCGACGATCGCGGATTATGCGTTTTCGAAGGATGCCAGCGGTGCCTTCGCGCTGGGGACGCATGCGCATGCGGTGATCGCGCAGCTGGGCGCGACGCTGCCGTATATCGCGGAGCTGGGCGTGCCGGCGATCCAGCGCCACGCGCAGGAGCTGACCGACCGGCTGAAGCGGGAACTGCCGAAGCGCGGCTATACGCTGATGACGCCGCCGGAGGCGCGCACGCCGATCGTCACCTGCGTGCTGGAGAAGGCGCGCGACCGGCTGGCGGCGCCGATGGCGGCGGCGAAGGTGCGCCTGACGGTCTCGGCCAACCGCTTCCGGCTGACGCCGTCGGTGCAGAACGGGCACGCGGACATCGATCGGTTTCTGGCGGCGCTGCCGAGGGCGTGA
- a CDS encoding Lrp/AsnC family transcriptional regulator yields MSEELTTIDLKILEQVQRDCSLSTSELADRVGLSQSPCWRRLARLREEGYIKGQVALVDRTRFGPNLFIFATLKIATLTEEQRADFLRKLELTPEILECYSIFGERDLMIKVIAPSMDWYQNFIFKTILKLPGVIDIQSTVTLSEMKYTTALPVRGTRAL; encoded by the coding sequence ATGAGCGAAGAACTGACGACCATCGACCTGAAGATCCTCGAACAGGTGCAACGCGATTGCTCGCTATCGACCAGCGAACTGGCCGATCGCGTCGGCCTGTCGCAGTCGCCGTGCTGGCGCCGCCTCGCCCGCCTGCGCGAGGAGGGCTATATCAAGGGGCAGGTCGCGCTGGTCGACCGCACCCGCTTCGGCCCCAACCTGTTCATCTTCGCCACGCTCAAGATCGCGACCCTGACCGAGGAGCAGCGCGCCGACTTCCTGCGCAAGCTGGAACTGACGCCCGAGATCCTGGAATGCTATTCGATCTTCGGCGAGCGCGACCTGATGATAAAGGTCATCGCCCCGTCGATGGACTGGTACCAGAACTTCATCTTCAAGACGATCCTGAAGCTCCCCGGCGTCATCGACATCCAGTCGACGGTGACGCTGTCGGAGATGAAATACACCACCGCCCTGCCGGTACGGGGGACACGCGCGCTGTAG
- a CDS encoding ornithine cyclodeaminase family protein, with product MAPFPFFDHDAVVAALDYPGCIAAVREAMRRFSVEGVDQPLRQIVETAPGKLFALMPGGLGGGEAFGAKVITAFADPARAGRSAHRGVAILFDPASGEVAAIGDAAAITDIRTACASAVATGALARADATTLGLFGCGALAASHLRALALVRPLSEVRVWGRDAARVAAFVTREATATGLPLRAAGDPREAAACDIVTTVTGAATPILLGEWVREGAHVNIVGSSHAGPVEVDTALVARSRYIADSRRSALAAAAEFLVAKAAGAVGDDHIAGEIGEVLAGMVPGRESARQVTLYKSLGHVVQDLAALRYLVGR from the coding sequence ATGGCGCCATTTCCCTTCTTCGATCACGATGCGGTGGTGGCCGCGCTCGACTATCCCGGCTGCATCGCCGCGGTGCGCGAGGCGATGCGGCGGTTCAGCGTCGAGGGCGTCGACCAGCCGCTGCGCCAGATCGTCGAGACCGCGCCGGGCAAGCTCTTCGCGCTGATGCCCGGCGGGCTGGGCGGGGGCGAGGCGTTCGGCGCGAAGGTCATCACCGCGTTCGCCGATCCGGCGCGCGCCGGGCGGTCGGCGCATCGCGGCGTGGCGATCCTGTTCGACCCCGCCAGCGGCGAGGTGGCGGCGATCGGCGATGCCGCCGCGATCACCGACATCCGTACCGCCTGCGCCAGCGCGGTGGCGACCGGGGCGCTGGCGCGCGCGGATGCGACGACGCTGGGGCTGTTCGGTTGCGGCGCGCTCGCGGCCTCGCACCTGCGCGCGCTGGCGCTGGTGCGGCCGCTGTCGGAGGTGCGGGTATGGGGGCGCGACGCCGCGCGGGTGGCGGCGTTCGTGACGCGCGAGGCGACCGCGACCGGGCTGCCGCTGCGCGCGGCGGGCGACCCGCGCGAGGCGGCGGCGTGCGATATCGTGACGACGGTGACGGGCGCCGCGACGCCGATCCTGCTGGGTGAATGGGTGCGCGAGGGGGCGCACGTCAACATCGTCGGCTCCAGCCATGCCGGGCCGGTGGAGGTGGATACCGCGCTGGTGGCGAGGAGCCGCTACATCGCCGACAGCCGCCGCTCCGCGCTGGCCGCGGCGGCGGAATTCCTGGTGGCGAAGGCGGCGGGAGCGGTCGGCGACGACCATATCGCGGGCGAAATCGGCGAGGTGCTCGCGGGCATGGTGCCGGGGCGCGAGAGCGCGCGGCAGGTGACGCTCTACAAGTCGCTCGGCCATGTCGTGCAGGATCTGGCGGCGCTGCGGTATCTGGTGGGGCGGTAG
- a CDS encoding TonB-dependent receptor, producing the protein MKGTTVSLLTLAVVLASGLASGLGATPAWAQDAANANDAGTTAQDQPATPSSPGASSNVDPRRPAQAPSDSGIADIVVTAQKREQNLQDVPVVVSVLNQAQLESAGVRDIKDLQTITPGLNVTSSTSQAQTSIRIRGIGTVGDNPGLESSVGTIIDGVYRARSSVAFGDLGDLQRVEVLKGPQSTLFGKNMSAGVINVVTAAPSFTPKAEFIASYGNYNAWTVSGSATTGIVDDRLAVSVFGLKRERDGIMTVRTGGGPRTNTRDADVDNYALRGQILARPIDGLDIRIIGDYSKRDENCCVNTVLIAGPTRAFVDALSPDEGLLQNGRPYTRIAYANRDTPNVITDWGVSGQLDYDLGGDFSATSITAWRYYKGAFGSDIDYSSADIWYRPIEQNQNTFNVFSQEARLAYNGERLKSIVGAFYSNERLFSEAGTRFGRDYENYFGLLLSAGANRNTVSALTGLPAGQNFIPDSGAYDRHFHKAVSFAAFTENTLTLTDGLDVTLGLRYSDEVKNVTSIFSNLTPGNACRAALSRPIPAAARTALCAPTADFAFDNVTTQQRRTERRFNGSAKVQYRFSPQVMVYGSYANGFKSGGMNLDRARFSPGVINPDTQFDTEKVDAYEIGTKTTLFDRRVLANLAGFYQRYTGFQLNTYTGISFLVASIPVVTSKGVDFDFLWNTGVQGLTLNAGATYADTKFGNFTPPAGISARLPGNTLPYAAKWNVTGGFTSTQPVGAGLELTSSASVKWTSSYNTGSNLDPLKIQQPFALVNARLGIGPESKAWSLEVWGQNLTNAEFTQVVVDQPLQSGTYGTFLGPPRTYGVTGRVRF; encoded by the coding sequence ATGAAGGGTACGACCGTATCGCTGCTGACGCTGGCCGTCGTGCTGGCCTCGGGGCTGGCCTCGGGACTGGGCGCGACACCGGCCTGGGCACAGGACGCCGCCAACGCCAACGACGCGGGCACCACCGCGCAGGACCAGCCCGCGACGCCGTCGTCGCCCGGCGCCTCCTCCAACGTCGATCCGCGTCGCCCCGCGCAGGCGCCGTCCGACAGCGGCATCGCCGACATCGTCGTCACCGCGCAGAAGCGCGAGCAGAACCTTCAGGACGTCCCCGTCGTCGTCTCGGTGCTGAACCAGGCGCAGCTGGAAAGCGCGGGCGTGCGCGACATCAAGGACCTGCAGACGATCACGCCGGGCCTCAACGTCACCTCGTCCACCAGCCAGGCGCAGACCTCGATCCGCATCCGCGGCATCGGCACGGTCGGCGACAATCCGGGGCTGGAAAGCTCGGTCGGCACGATCATCGACGGCGTCTATCGCGCGCGCTCCTCGGTCGCGTTCGGCGATCTGGGCGACCTGCAACGCGTCGAGGTGCTCAAGGGACCGCAATCGACGCTGTTCGGCAAGAACATGTCCGCGGGCGTCATCAACGTCGTCACCGCCGCGCCGTCGTTCACCCCGAAGGCGGAGTTCATCGCCAGCTACGGCAATTACAACGCCTGGACCGTCTCGGGCAGCGCCACGACGGGAATCGTCGACGACAGGCTGGCGGTCAGTGTCTTCGGGCTGAAGCGCGAGCGCGACGGCATCATGACCGTCCGCACGGGCGGCGGCCCGCGCACCAACACCCGCGATGCCGACGTCGACAATTACGCGCTGCGCGGCCAGATCCTGGCGCGCCCGATCGACGGGCTCGATATCCGCATCATCGGCGACTATTCGAAGCGCGACGAGAATTGCTGCGTCAACACGGTGCTGATCGCGGGGCCCACGCGCGCCTTCGTCGATGCGCTGTCGCCGGACGAGGGGCTGTTGCAGAACGGCCGCCCCTATACCCGCATCGCCTATGCCAATCGCGATACGCCCAACGTCATCACCGACTGGGGCGTGTCGGGGCAGCTCGACTATGACCTGGGCGGCGACTTCTCCGCCACGTCGATCACCGCATGGCGCTATTACAAGGGCGCATTCGGATCCGACATCGACTATTCCTCGGCCGACATCTGGTACCGCCCGATCGAGCAGAACCAGAACACCTTCAACGTCTTCAGCCAGGAAGCGCGTCTCGCCTACAATGGCGAGCGGCTGAAATCGATCGTCGGCGCCTTCTATTCGAACGAGCGACTGTTCTCGGAGGCCGGCACGCGCTTCGGCCGCGACTACGAGAATTATTTCGGGCTGCTGCTGTCGGCCGGGGCGAACCGCAATACCGTCTCCGCCCTGACCGGGCTGCCGGCGGGGCAGAATTTCATCCCCGATTCCGGCGCCTACGATCGTCACTTCCACAAGGCGGTGTCGTTCGCGGCCTTTACGGAGAACACGCTGACGCTGACCGACGGCCTCGATGTCACGCTGGGGCTGCGCTATTCCGATGAGGTCAAGAACGTCACCTCGATCTTCTCGAACCTGACCCCCGGCAACGCCTGCCGCGCCGCGCTTTCCCGCCCGATACCGGCCGCGGCGCGGACCGCGCTGTGCGCCCCCACCGCCGATTTCGCGTTCGACAACGTGACCACGCAGCAGCGCCGCACGGAGCGTCGCTTCAACGGCTCCGCGAAGGTGCAATATCGCTTCTCGCCGCAGGTCATGGTGTACGGCTCCTACGCCAACGGCTTCAAGTCGGGCGGCATGAACCTCGACCGCGCGCGTTTCAGCCCCGGCGTCATCAACCCCGATACGCAGTTCGACACCGAAAAGGTCGACGCCTATGAAATCGGCACGAAGACGACGCTGTTCGACCGCCGCGTGCTCGCCAACCTGGCGGGCTTCTATCAGCGCTATACCGGGTTCCAGCTCAACACCTATACCGGCATCAGCTTCCTGGTGGCGTCGATCCCGGTCGTGACCAGCAAGGGCGTCGATTTCGACTTCCTCTGGAACACCGGCGTCCAGGGGCTGACGCTGAACGCCGGCGCGACCTATGCCGATACGAAATTCGGCAATTTCACGCCCCCCGCCGGGATCAGCGCGCGGCTGCCCGGCAACACCCTGCCCTATGCGGCGAAATGGAACGTGACCGGCGGTTTCACCTCCACCCAGCCGGTCGGGGCCGGACTGGAGCTGACGTCGAGCGCGTCGGTGAAGTGGACCTCGTCCTACAACACCGGCTCCAACCTCGACCCGCTCAAGATCCAGCAGCCGTTCGCGCTGGTCAACGCGCGGCTCGGCATCGGGCCGGAGAGCAAGGCCTGGTCGCTCGAAGTCTGGGGGCAGAACCTGACCAATGCGGAATTCACGCAGGTCGTCGTCGATCAGCCGCTGCAGTCGGGCACCTACGGCACCTTCCTCGGGCCGCCGCGCACCTATGGCGTGACCGGCCGCGTGCGCTTCTGA
- a CDS encoding TetR family transcriptional regulator produces MTRGKARATAPQEGSRTSADVLLDAAGALMAERNSVDITFTDIAARSGLNSALIHYRFGGKAGLFRALLERDAGATFPHLERLVAADLPAIDKLTHHIHGVIKVYFRHPYMNRLIAALAVETDSDTARFMSERFTRPLAAAQRAILEQGEREGVFRAIDPMLFHFSLIGACDYLFTARHALKWAFGVGAIDDALRRRYADHITAQLLHSVLKAPIPFTSI; encoded by the coding sequence ATGACACGGGGGAAGGCGCGCGCCACGGCGCCGCAGGAGGGATCGCGGACGTCGGCGGACGTGCTGCTGGACGCGGCCGGCGCGCTGATGGCGGAGCGCAATTCGGTCGACATCACCTTTACCGACATCGCCGCGCGATCGGGGCTGAATTCGGCGCTGATCCATTATCGCTTCGGCGGAAAGGCGGGCCTCTTCCGTGCCTTGCTGGAACGCGACGCCGGCGCCACCTTCCCCCATCTGGAGCGGCTGGTGGCCGCCGACCTGCCCGCGATCGACAAGCTGACGCATCATATCCACGGCGTCATCAAGGTCTATTTCCGCCACCCCTATATGAACCGGCTGATCGCCGCACTGGCGGTGGAGACCGATTCGGACACCGCGCGCTTCATGTCCGAGCGGTTCACGCGCCCGCTCGCCGCGGCGCAGCGCGCCATCCTGGAGCAGGGCGAGCGCGAGGGCGTCTTTCGCGCGATCGACCCGATGCTGTTCCATTTCTCGCTGATCGGCGCCTGCGACTATCTCTTCACCGCGCGCCACGCGCTGAAATGGGCGTTCGGCGTGGGCGCGATCGACGACGCGCTGCGCCGCCGCTACGCCGATCACATCACCGCACAGCTGCTGCACAGCGTCCTGAAAGCACCGATTCCTTTTACATCCATTTAA
- a CDS encoding helix-turn-helix transcriptional regulator has product MARGDDDHAWTQVDALADEVAALGVAAELPYLAAQSDLGDPGAMADRDGRPFAARFRWIARDADYWRNRRLALEATLLHAARLIAEPFWYREGRVGTWRATRLLDGVDLAQVTPRTGVAAAIVAPVHLPGGRLGAVVWADEVPGDVAAVFAARGGEMYAAATRFLAAHAEWSAPRHRAPLQQLSAREAQCVRWAAAGKTNAEIGTILTLSVSTVRFHLRNAGDKLGAATRARMIQLATGHGFVGTLG; this is encoded by the coding sequence ATGGCGAGGGGCGACGACGATCACGCCTGGACACAGGTGGACGCGCTGGCGGACGAGGTGGCGGCGCTGGGCGTCGCGGCCGAGCTGCCGTATCTCGCCGCGCAGAGCGACCTGGGCGATCCGGGGGCGATGGCGGACCGCGACGGTCGGCCGTTCGCGGCGCGCTTCCGCTGGATCGCGCGCGACGCGGATTACTGGCGCAACCGCCGCCTCGCGCTGGAGGCGACGCTGCTCCATGCCGCGCGGCTGATCGCGGAGCCGTTCTGGTATCGCGAGGGGCGCGTGGGGACATGGCGCGCGACGCGGCTGCTCGACGGCGTCGACCTGGCGCAGGTGACGCCGCGCACCGGGGTGGCGGCGGCGATCGTCGCGCCGGTCCACCTGCCCGGCGGGCGGCTGGGCGCGGTGGTATGGGCCGACGAGGTGCCGGGCGATGTCGCGGCGGTCTTCGCGGCGCGGGGGGGCGAGATGTATGCCGCCGCGACCCGTTTCCTGGCGGCGCATGCGGAATGGTCCGCGCCGCGGCACCGTGCGCCGCTCCAGCAATTGTCCGCGCGCGAGGCGCAATGCGTGCGCTGGGCCGCGGCGGGGAAGACCAATGCCGAGATCGGGACGATCCTGACGCTGTCGGTATCGACCGTCCGCTTCCACCTGCGCAACGCGGGCGACAAGCTGGGCGCGGCGACCCGCGCGCGGATGATCCAGCTGGCGACGGGGCACGGCTTCGTGGGGACGCTGGGGTGA